A single genomic interval of Gammaproteobacteria bacterium harbors:
- a CDS encoding FAD-dependent oxidoreductase translates to MSRTAYSHLLSPGRIGTLELRNRIVVAAMGANFGELDGASSELLVAYHEEQARGGVGLIVSGACGVMYPVGKVQPWQIAISEDRFIPGLKKVVDAVHRHGAKFAVQLHMGGLVAGDDTREGRPQWCPSVPEPMKGDFIDGFLLDELKSFAGAGVPTYKVLEHEDIQVVVKAYAAGARRAKQAGCDAVEIHGGHGYLLSSFLSPKTNKRTDEYGGSVENRSRFLLEVVRAVRAEVGADFAVWVKLDSREVGKEGGITLEHATATARLVEAAGADGIAVSAYHDTGQGKLHSGSNIPHEPNTNLPAAAAIKAAVSISVIAAGRVEPEHADAEIRAGKFDFLAMGRKLLADPQLPNKLAAGKVDEVRPCIYCYTCVSAIYTRERMRCAVNTELGIEYLRVNAPRPSVRKRVVVVGGGPGGMEAARRLARDGHEVVLLEKSERLGGTLRFAALAYAANERLLDWLRLQIETSDVDLRLNTLATPELLKSLHPDEVVVATGARRNMPPIPGSELPHVFSGDDMRGMMLGDSSPALQQKTSLLTRIATKAGAATGLTANLDFVRKATHAWMPLGKSVAIIGGELVGLELAEFLVERGRSVTIIDEAPRFGAGMTLVRRLRLLAELREHGLGLYPGSKDIRIATGKVAFVDSAGTAHSVAAEHVIVAKGATGDSTQADAFRAAGLRVHEVGDGSGVGYIEGAMRGALRAVDAINAGEAVTGP, encoded by the coding sequence ATGTCACGGACTGCCTATTCCCATCTGCTTTCGCCCGGTCGCATCGGCACCCTCGAATTGCGCAATCGCATCGTCGTGGCCGCGATGGGCGCCAATTTCGGTGAACTGGACGGCGCGAGCAGCGAACTCCTCGTCGCCTACCACGAGGAGCAGGCGCGTGGCGGCGTCGGGCTGATCGTCTCGGGCGCCTGCGGCGTGATGTACCCGGTGGGGAAGGTACAGCCGTGGCAGATCGCGATCTCCGAGGACCGCTTCATTCCGGGGCTGAAAAAAGTCGTCGATGCCGTGCATCGTCACGGGGCAAAGTTTGCGGTGCAGTTGCACATGGGCGGCCTGGTGGCGGGCGACGACACGCGCGAGGGACGCCCGCAATGGTGCCCGTCCGTGCCTGAACCCATGAAGGGCGATTTCATCGACGGCTTTCTGCTGGATGAGCTGAAGTCCTTCGCGGGCGCCGGGGTGCCGACCTACAAGGTGCTGGAGCACGAGGACATTCAGGTCGTGGTGAAAGCCTACGCCGCGGGTGCGCGGCGTGCAAAGCAGGCGGGTTGCGACGCCGTCGAGATCCACGGCGGGCACGGTTACCTGCTGTCGTCGTTCCTCTCGCCAAAAACCAACAAGCGCACTGACGAGTACGGCGGGAGCGTGGAAAACCGCTCGCGCTTCCTGCTCGAGGTAGTGCGTGCGGTGCGTGCCGAGGTCGGCGCCGATTTTGCGGTGTGGGTCAAGCTCGATTCGCGCGAGGTGGGCAAGGAAGGCGGCATCACGCTGGAGCACGCAACGGCCACGGCACGGCTGGTGGAGGCGGCGGGTGCGGATGGGATCGCGGTCAGTGCCTACCACGATACCGGCCAGGGCAAGCTGCATTCGGGCTCGAATATTCCGCATGAGCCGAATACCAATCTCCCGGCGGCCGCCGCGATCAAGGCGGCAGTCTCGATATCGGTCATCGCTGCGGGCCGGGTGGAGCCCGAGCACGCCGATGCCGAGATCCGGGCCGGCAAATTCGATTTTCTGGCCATGGGCCGCAAGCTGCTGGCCGACCCGCAGCTGCCGAACAAGCTCGCGGCGGGCAAGGTGGACGAGGTCCGCCCTTGTATCTATTGCTATACCTGCGTCAGCGCGATCTACACCCGCGAACGCATGCGCTGTGCGGTGAATACCGAGCTCGGTATCGAATACCTGCGCGTGAATGCGCCCCGGCCCTCGGTGCGCAAACGCGTCGTGGTGGTCGGCGGCGGGCCTGGCGGCATGGAAGCGGCGCGACGCCTGGCGCGTGACGGACACGAGGTCGTGCTGCTCGAGAAGAGCGAGCGGCTCGGCGGCACGCTGCGTTTTGCCGCGCTGGCCTATGCCGCGAACGAACGCCTGCTCGACTGGCTGCGCCTGCAGATCGAGACCTCGGATGTCGACCTGCGGCTCAATACGCTGGCGACCCCCGAGTTGCTGAAATCGCTGCATCCGGACGAGGTGGTGGTGGCGACCGGCGCGCGGCGCAACATGCCGCCGATTCCCGGCAGCGAACTCCCGCACGTGTTCAGTGGCGACGATATGCGCGGGATGATGCTCGGCGACAGTTCACCGGCCCTGCAGCAGAAGACGTCGCTGCTCACGCGTATAGCGACCAAGGCGGGTGCGGCAACAGGGCTCACCGCGAATCTCGATTTCGTGCGCAAGGCCACGCACGCCTGGATGCCGCTCGGCAAAAGCGTCGCGATCATCGGCGGCGAACTGGTGGGGCTGGAACTCGCGGAATTCCTGGTCGAGCGCGGGCGCAGCGTCACGATCATCGACGAGGCGCCGCGCTTCGGCGCCGGCATGACGCTGGTGCGGCGTCTGCGGCTGCTCGCCGAGTTGCGCGAACACGGGCTCGGCCTGTATCCCGGTTCGAAGGACATCCGCATCGCGACCGGGAAGGTCGCGTTTGTCGACAGCGCGGGCACTGCGCACAGCGTTGCCGCCGAGCACGTCATCGTGGCCAAGGGTGCGACCGGCGATTCCACGCAGGCCGACGCCTTCCGCGCCGCGGGTCTGCGTGTTCACGAGGTCGGCGACGGCAGCGGTGTAGGCTATATCGAGGGCGCGATGCGCGGTGCGCTGCGCGCGGTGGATGCAATCAATGCGGGGGAAGCGGTTACGGGACCCTGA
- a CDS encoding acyl-CoA/acyl-ACP dehydrogenase, whose product MEFAFTEEQQMIRETAAQFLADNSASAAVRAAMAGETGFDATLWQRICGEMCWSAIHIPEAFGGLGLGYVELAAVLEEMGKHLLCAPFFSSVCLGANALLVAGSEQQKAEFLPRIADGSLRATLAWCDASGRWDGNGISAQCTRRNEQFLLNGSYRFVVDGHSADLLIVAARAPGSVGNEGLSLFAVAADTPGIRRSWLPGMDQTRKLAQIEFDDVLIDAVALLGEEGVAWQALERTLQLATIALAAEQAGGAQRILDMTVAYTRERQQFGRAIASFQAIKHKAADMMLKAESSRSAVYYAACVAQEAFAGGPLGSELASAASLAKAWCSEAYFHNAGTALQLYGGVGFTWEYDVHLYFKRARASESFLGDASAHRERIALGLDL is encoded by the coding sequence ATGGAATTCGCATTTACCGAAGAGCAGCAGATGATCCGCGAGACCGCGGCGCAGTTTCTTGCCGACAACAGCGCATCCGCGGCTGTGCGCGCGGCGATGGCCGGCGAAACCGGCTTCGACGCGACGCTGTGGCAGCGTATCTGTGGCGAGATGTGCTGGAGCGCGATCCACATTCCCGAGGCCTTTGGCGGTCTCGGGCTCGGCTATGTGGAACTCGCCGCAGTGCTCGAGGAGATGGGCAAGCACCTGTTGTGCGCGCCGTTTTTCTCATCGGTCTGTCTCGGCGCCAATGCGCTGCTGGTTGCGGGAAGCGAGCAGCAGAAAGCTGAATTCCTGCCGCGCATCGCGGATGGATCGCTGCGCGCCACGCTGGCGTGGTGTGACGCCTCGGGTCGCTGGGATGGCAATGGCATCAGTGCGCAGTGCACGCGCCGGAACGAGCAATTCCTGCTGAACGGAAGCTACCGTTTCGTGGTCGATGGCCACAGCGCGGACCTGCTGATCGTCGCGGCACGCGCACCGGGAAGCGTTGGCAACGAAGGCCTCAGCCTGTTCGCGGTGGCAGCCGATACGCCCGGCATCAGGCGCAGCTGGCTGCCGGGCATGGACCAGACGCGCAAGCTGGCGCAGATCGAATTCGATGATGTCCTGATCGATGCCGTGGCGCTGCTCGGCGAAGAGGGTGTGGCGTGGCAGGCACTCGAGCGGACGCTGCAACTCGCGACCATCGCGCTCGCCGCCGAGCAGGCCGGCGGCGCGCAGCGGATTCTCGACATGACGGTTGCCTACACCAGGGAACGACAGCAGTTCGGCCGCGCCATCGCGAGTTTCCAGGCGATCAAGCACAAGGCCGCCGACATGATGCTGAAGGCCGAATCCTCTCGCTCGGCGGTGTACTACGCCGCCTGCGTTGCCCAGGAGGCGTTCGCGGGCGGCCCGCTCGGCAGCGAGCTCGCGAGCGCCGCGAGCCTCGCCAAGGCCTGGTGCAGCGAGGCGTATTTCCACAACGCGGGCACCGCGCTGCAACTGTACGGTGGCGTGGGTTTCACCTGGGAATACGATGTGCATCTGTACTTCAAGCGGGCCCGCGCCAGCGAGAGTTTTCTCGGCGATGCGAGCGCGCATCGCGAACGCATTGCGCTGGGGTTGGACTTATGA
- a CDS encoding acyl-CoA dehydrogenase family protein, with amino-acid sequence MNLGFSEQDERFRAQVAAWLRENLCGEFEKIRFRGGPGDEHMYSAERKVWEQRMAAGGWTCIGWPRAYGGRDASIEQQVIFHEEYARAGGPGRVGHIGEGLAGPTIIAYGSEEQKQRLLPGIRAGTELWCQGYSEPGAGSDLANVKTRARRDEASGSWLINGQKVWTSLAHESDWCFVIARTDPQSVGHAGLGFFLVRMAQPGVTVRPIEQLTGTSEFNEVFFDDAICEANDMLGQPGEGWKIAMALLGFERGTSTLGQQMLFQNELDEVVRIARENGRGKDPVLRQRIADAWIGLRIMRYNAMRMLSGTADGSLSREAMIYKLYWAVWHRNLGKLAMDVLGPEAEILEAAPYGLSRLQSLFLFTRSDTIYGGTNQIQRNIIAERALGMPKEPRVRG; translated from the coding sequence ATGAATCTCGGGTTCAGCGAACAGGACGAGCGTTTTCGCGCGCAAGTGGCCGCGTGGCTGCGCGAGAATTTGTGCGGGGAGTTCGAGAAGATCCGCTTTCGCGGCGGCCCCGGCGACGAACACATGTACTCGGCCGAGCGCAAGGTCTGGGAGCAGCGCATGGCAGCGGGCGGCTGGACCTGTATCGGCTGGCCGCGGGCATACGGCGGTCGTGACGCGAGCATCGAGCAGCAGGTGATTTTCCACGAGGAGTACGCACGGGCCGGCGGACCGGGCCGGGTCGGTCATATCGGTGAAGGCCTGGCCGGCCCCACCATCATCGCCTACGGCAGCGAGGAGCAGAAACAACGCCTGTTGCCGGGAATACGTGCCGGCACCGAGTTGTGGTGCCAGGGCTATTCCGAACCCGGTGCGGGTTCCGACCTGGCGAATGTCAAAACCCGCGCGCGTCGCGACGAGGCCAGCGGCAGCTGGCTGATCAACGGCCAGAAGGTCTGGACATCGCTGGCGCACGAATCCGACTGGTGCTTCGTGATCGCGCGCACCGATCCGCAATCGGTCGGTCATGCGGGTCTGGGTTTTTTCCTGGTGCGCATGGCCCAGCCCGGAGTCACGGTACGCCCGATCGAGCAACTGACGGGCACCTCGGAGTTCAACGAGGTGTTCTTTGACGATGCCATCTGTGAGGCAAACGACATGCTCGGCCAGCCCGGTGAGGGCTGGAAAATCGCCATGGCGCTGCTCGGTTTCGAGCGTGGTACCTCGACCCTGGGCCAGCAGATGCTGTTCCAGAACGAACTCGACGAAGTGGTGCGTATCGCGCGCGAGAACGGTCGCGGCAAGGATCCGGTGCTGCGTCAGCGCATTGCGGATGCCTGGATCGGCTTGCGCATCATGCGCTACAACGCGATGCGCATGCTGTCGGGCACGGCCGACGGTTCACTTTCGCGCGAAGCGATGATCTACAAGCTGTACTGGGCAGTGTGGCACCGCAACCTCGGCAAGCTGGCGATGGATGTGCTCGGCCCGGAAGCCGAGATTCTCGAAGCGGCGCCCTACGGCCTGAGCCGGCTCCAGTCGCTGTTCCTGTTCACGCGCTCGGATACCATTTACGGCGGCACCAACCAGATCCAGCGCAACATCATCGCCGAGCGGGCGCTCGGCATGCCCAAGGAGCCGCGCGTGCGCGGTTGA
- a CDS encoding acetyl-CoA C-acetyltransferase: MAEAYIVDALRTPTGRRKGSLAHVHGADLGAHVLKALVARNPIPDHEYEDVVFGCLDNIGPLAGCIARTCWVAAGLAQNVPGVTIDRQCGSSQQAVHFAAQAVMSGVHDVIVAGGVQTMTQIPISAAMTAAAPLGFSDPFSGSKGWVERYGNVEVSQFNSAEMIAGKWNLSRREMEEFALESHRRAIEAIDAGRFDREIVPCEGLLMDETARRDTSLERMATLQPLIPDGRITAAVSSQTCDAASAMLIVSEAALKRYNLKPRARIHHMSIWADDPVWMLTAPIPATQRALKKTGMKLADIDLVEINEAFAPVPMAWLKDIGYPHERTNVNGGAIALGHPLGATGTKLMTTLLHELERRGGRYGLQTMCEGGGQANVTIIERL, encoded by the coding sequence ATGGCCGAAGCCTATATCGTTGATGCCCTGCGTACGCCGACCGGAAGACGCAAGGGATCGCTGGCGCATGTGCACGGTGCCGATCTCGGTGCGCACGTGCTGAAGGCGCTGGTCGCGCGCAACCCGATACCCGATCATGAATACGAGGACGTGGTGTTCGGCTGTCTCGATAACATCGGTCCGCTCGCGGGTTGCATCGCGCGTACCTGCTGGGTCGCGGCCGGACTGGCGCAGAACGTGCCGGGCGTGACCATCGACCGCCAGTGCGGCTCCTCGCAGCAGGCGGTGCATTTCGCGGCGCAGGCAGTGATGAGCGGCGTGCATGATGTGATCGTTGCCGGCGGCGTGCAGACCATGACCCAGATCCCGATCAGCGCAGCCATGACGGCTGCCGCACCGCTCGGCTTCAGCGATCCGTTCTCCGGCTCCAAGGGCTGGGTGGAGCGCTATGGCAATGTGGAGGTCTCGCAATTCAATTCCGCGGAAATGATTGCCGGCAAGTGGAATCTCTCGCGCCGCGAGATGGAGGAGTTCGCACTCGAAAGCCATCGGCGCGCCATCGAGGCCATCGACGCGGGACGTTTCGATCGCGAGATCGTGCCCTGCGAAGGCCTGCTGATGGACGAGACCGCGCGCCGTGATACCAGCCTCGAGCGCATGGCCACGCTGCAGCCGTTGATTCCCGACGGGCGGATCACGGCGGCGGTCTCGAGCCAGACCTGCGATGCGGCGTCGGCGATGCTGATCGTCTCGGAAGCGGCACTGAAGCGCTACAACCTCAAGCCGCGCGCACGTATCCACCATATGAGCATCTGGGCCGACGACCCGGTATGGATGCTGACCGCGCCGATCCCGGCCACCCAGCGCGCGCTGAAGAAGACCGGCATGAAGCTCGCTGACATCGACCTGGTCGAGATCAACGAGGCCTTCGCGCCGGTGCCGATGGCCTGGCTGAAGGACATCGGCTATCCGCATGAGCGCACCAATGTGAATGGCGGCGCGATCGCGCTCGGACATCCACTCGGCGCGACCGGCACCAAGCTGATGACCACGCTGCTGCACGAACTCGAACGCCGCGGCGGGCGTTATGGCCTGCAGACCATGTGCGAGGGCGGCGGCCAGGCGAATGTCACGATTATCGAGCGATTGTGA
- a CDS encoding SDR family oxidoreductase, whose amino-acid sequence MSLSPRYVEGHELLAGKSVLITAAAGAGIGFAAARKCVEEGCRAIFVSDIHEGRTAQAVEALKALGGTQLVFGRVANVTVEEQVQALIDEAETRLGGVDVLINNAGLGGTKPLVDMSDEEWFRVLDITLNGTMRMMRAMLRIMQPRQAGVIVNNASVLGWRAQPDQCHYAAAKAGVMALTRCAAMEAAPFGIRINAVSPSLAMHDFLKKTTPVELLRALEAKEAFGRGAEVWEVANVMVFLASDYASYMTGENVPVSSQHA is encoded by the coding sequence ATGTCACTGTCACCACGTTATGTAGAAGGCCACGAGCTGCTGGCCGGAAAATCGGTGCTGATCACGGCCGCGGCCGGCGCCGGAATCGGCTTTGCCGCCGCGAGAAAATGCGTGGAGGAGGGCTGCCGCGCGATATTCGTCAGCGATATCCACGAGGGGCGCACCGCGCAGGCGGTCGAGGCGCTGAAGGCGCTCGGTGGCACGCAGTTGGTGTTCGGCAGGGTTGCGAACGTGACCGTCGAGGAGCAGGTGCAGGCGCTCATCGACGAAGCCGAGACAAGGCTCGGCGGCGTCGACGTGCTGATCAACAACGCCGGTCTCGGTGGCACGAAGCCGCTGGTCGACATGAGTGACGAGGAGTGGTTCCGGGTGCTCGACATCACCCTGAACGGCACCATGCGCATGATGCGCGCGATGCTGCGCATCATGCAGCCGCGCCAGGCGGGCGTGATCGTCAACAACGCCTCGGTGCTGGGCTGGCGCGCGCAGCCCGATCAATGTCATTACGCCGCGGCCAAGGCTGGTGTGATGGCGCTGACCCGCTGCGCGGCGATGGAAGCCGCGCCGTTCGGTATCCGCATCAACGCGGTGTCACCCTCGCTCGCGATGCACGATTTCCTGAAGAAGACCACGCCGGTCGAACTGCTGCGGGCACTCGAGGCAAAGGAGGCCTTCGGCCGCGGTGCGGAGGTGTGGGAGGTGGCGAACGTGATGGTGTTCCTCGCCAGCGACTACGCGAGCTACATGACCGGAGAGAACGTGCCGGTCAGCAGCCAGCACGCCTGA
- a CDS encoding SDR family oxidoreductase has translation MAGLCDGRVVIITGAGGGLGREYALAFAAEGARVVVNDINAQAAQRTVAEIEARGARAIANTGDITSYADAGTIVKAALDAFGDLHVVVNNAGICRDRMFVSLSEQDWDEVIRVHLKGHFCISSHACNHWRAQAKEGHKVSGRIINTSSGAGLQGAVGQANYSAAKGGIASLTLVQAAELRRYNVTANALAPSARTGMTENVFADMMKKPEDGSFDQYDPANVAPLVVWLGSEASGQVTGRVFEIEGGRIAIGDGWRSTAGIDAGRRWEPAEVGSAMEKLLADEVPAQKVFGT, from the coding sequence ATGGCGGGACTATGTGACGGACGGGTGGTGATCATTACCGGGGCCGGTGGCGGGCTGGGGCGCGAGTATGCGCTTGCCTTTGCGGCAGAGGGTGCGCGGGTCGTGGTCAACGACATCAATGCGCAGGCCGCGCAACGCACCGTGGCGGAAATCGAGGCGCGCGGCGCGCGCGCGATTGCCAACACCGGGGATATCACCAGCTACGCGGATGCGGGCACAATCGTGAAGGCCGCGCTCGATGCCTTTGGCGATCTGCACGTGGTGGTGAACAACGCCGGCATCTGCCGTGACCGCATGTTCGTGAGCCTCAGCGAGCAGGACTGGGACGAGGTGATCCGGGTGCATCTGAAAGGGCATTTCTGCATCAGCAGTCATGCCTGCAACCATTGGCGCGCGCAGGCCAAGGAAGGACACAAGGTCAGCGGCCGGATCATCAATACCAGTTCCGGTGCGGGTTTGCAGGGCGCGGTCGGGCAGGCGAACTATTCCGCCGCAAAGGGTGGTATCGCCTCGCTCACGCTGGTACAGGCCGCGGAGCTGCGACGCTACAACGTCACCGCAAACGCACTGGCGCCGTCGGCGCGCACCGGTATGACCGAAAACGTATTCGCGGACATGATGAAAAAACCCGAGGATGGCAGCTTCGATCAATACGACCCGGCCAACGTGGCGCCGCTGGTGGTGTGGCTCGGCAGCGAGGCATCGGGGCAGGTAACGGGTCGTGTGTTCGAGATCGAGGGCGGGCGCATTGCGATTGGCGATGGCTGGCGCAGCACGGCGGGCATCGATGCCGGGCGACGCTGGGAACCCGCGGAAGTCGGCTCGGCCATGGAGAAGCTGCTGGCCGACGAAGTGCCGGCGCAGAAGGTATTCGGTACCTGA
- a CDS encoding type II toxin-antitoxin system ParD family antitoxin → MSTMNISLPETLKSFVDDQVSQRGYGTSSEYVRELIRKDQDRLQLRGLLLAGASSASVAPAAASYFEGLRSRMRQSAKSSPKA, encoded by the coding sequence ATGAGCACCATGAATATTTCCCTGCCCGAAACGCTGAAATCCTTCGTTGACGATCAGGTCAGCCAGCGTGGCTACGGCACCAGCAGCGAGTACGTGCGCGAACTGATCCGCAAGGATCAGGATCGTCTGCAACTGCGTGGTCTGCTGCTCGCGGGTGCATCTTCCGCATCTGTCGCACCAGCCGCTGCCAGCTACTTTGAAGGTCTGCGCAGCCGGATGCGCCAAAGCGCCAAGTCCAGCCCCAAAGCGTGA